In Saccharomyces eubayanus strain FM1318 chromosome X, whole genome shotgun sequence, the genomic window GGGAGATTTTCCCCTGTAATTAAATCAAACTTTCTCGAACTGGTTAACTTCGCCACAACAATCTTAACAGATCCGTTTAAACAGTTGGATTTAAGGCATACCACTACACATGTTATGATTATTTCTCCAGGATCTGGGTTATTTGATGTTGATTATAGTTTGTTGAGACTAACTGGGAAGAAGTTACTATCTCTTGAAATGACAATGGATTTAATTTGTCTTTCAAAGGCTCCACTACACATCGTACCTCTTTTCAGGTATCGAGATTTTGAGAATAAACTCCATCACTGCGTACCACTTTGGCTAagtgtatttttttggaacGACCATGctaaaaagaataactCAGAATGGACTCCAAGGTGTAAAATTTATGACTTGCAGATGATGGGGATTacagaaaatgaacttATACAGGAGGTTGACGTCGAATATTTacaattgaataaaaaagtaaaatgTTTATCAGAATTTATGAATGATTATGATGAAAATGCATTTCAGCTCAAGATTTTACCCGCTgattcaaacaaaaaactgTCTAATAAATCAGATTTAAAATTCGATACCGTATTTGAGGACGAGATTGTTgtaaaagggaaaaaacTTCAGGCAACAACAACTACTACTCATGGCAATACAAGGTTTATATGGAAGGCGCCCAAATTTGCTATTCCGGTAATAAAGGACGTACAAAAACCAAACGTAATACCAGATCTGTCAATAAAAACGATAGAGACTTCTCCCTACGATGAAGCGAACACTACAAATGATATTATTAACACTCCCACTTTTACTAACAACGATAATACTGAAATAAACGACTCACTGGCCTCTGTAAGATCCGCTGATAACCAAAATACATCTTTAGCGCTGGATTCGCTGAAAGGGCTAAGTAAGAGAAACTCATTAAAAGATTTTACTCAAAGAGTTATAACGAAATTCATCTCTAATATGGATGTAAACAAATGCAAAGAATCAACTCCTGTAACAACTAAAGATGGAATCAGCAACTCAACCATAGATAAAAGCACGCCAGCACTACTTTCTTCTGAAAGTAAGACAGGTAATATTAGATTACAAAGTAAAAGCTTTATGATTGACAGTAACATCAACAATCGCGGTAATTTGataatcaagaaaaacctcTCCATTTTTGGAGTGCCTGATAAGGAGACCATAAGTGGCTCTCCGTCTTCATATTTAGAATCATCACATACCAGGACTTCCTCCAGATTTTCTACCGTGTCTGATAAAACCCCATTCATTACAGAGGGACAGAAGTTTAAATCTGATAATTCCAATGCTTTTAGCCTTTTACAGCGATTTAGGCATCGTATAAATGAAACTTGGGTGGACATTAAAAGCCCCTCAATTCCTGTCAGCAATGAATTTGCCAATGACTTGTTACCTTTACGCTGGAAAGATGTATGGCCAAAATATGTGGCGAAAAAATATAGTAAGTGGAGATCCTTCACAACTCCGGCAGAATTACCGATCACAATTTCTGATTTCCCATCAAaggatgattttgaaaggAACTTCATCTTTAGAAATCATTCAGTCACTTTGAATAGTGATCAGGAACAATATAATCAAACCTACAAAGATTTACTACGCGATATGATTTATATGCGATTACTGACTGGTTTCCAAATCTGTGTTGGTGAACaagtagaaaaaattgaactaTCTAGGGAAAACGACGAAAGTGAAACGGTGGTTAATAAATATTTGGACTtcaacaaatacaaaaccTTCAAGCTTTATCTGATGATTGACTCCGAAATACACAGAATAACATGTGGATCGAGTGGTATAATTGATGTGGAAAGGTATCTAAGAAATGATGAGGTAAACTTGTTTGATCAAGTTCCCAGTTACATTCCTTTAGTTAAGACGAGATATGAAAACTCATTTCGTGATGCAATGATTGATCCCTTACATGTCAAGAGAGAATCTTTGAATTGGAACCAAATTGACCAAGTTCTAGCGGGATATGGCGACTATTTAATGGATAGGAAATGGCACGGATTTAGAGCCAAATACGTGGTGTTACCAACAGATATCCCTCCTAACACTTATTCTATGGtcatcaatgataaaaatgaaacctTAAACCCTGAAGAAATTAGAGTAGAAGGATTAAGGAGGTTAATTGGTTCAATCACTAGGGCAAGACTAAGGacggaaaaggaaaaacaagtaaagaaaacaaagagagaagaaattcaaCCCGAAGTTATGTTCTACACAGGTCCGCTATACAACTTTATTAACGAGCAACAGACATCATTGGAAAGCTCAACTATAAATTTCAAGGATTCAATTTTCGTTAACGACAATaatcttttgaataaaagtGTTGAATTATCGAAGCTAGCGTACCAAATACAACGTGGTGAAAATCGCATAACCTTAGTTAATAGAAAGTGGCACTGGAAAAAACATGATAGATGCTTTGTCGGTTCAGAGATGGTTAACTGGTTAATAAGAAACTTTTCTGATATAGATACTAGAGAAGATGCAATTAGATACGGGCAAAAAACGATGAAGGAGGGACTGTTTGTTCATGTCTTGAATAAGCATAGTTTTTTGGACGGGCATTACTTTTATCAATTCTCGC contains:
- the IML1 gene encoding GTPase-activating protein IML1, producing MFARLHGKKQRPISSINSQTPRTSNTTHANSISLSSGNLIVGSNKNLREKGDQFNSQLRSSNRNITSDNKNNGNSTNDDDDYNGIEQPHRHQSPGLKTRTHQAELGYHESRFSDNLVMLNLIEFPDIKPGNLVELKTYHKDPSPSNRDKKIYFIAKDFDQETKRRAKTSNVSVLSGQLQTLLDLPSRSKIWIKLKPNKVDLQVDVVEFNIKDCLLNRGDMWFLSSKIVDTCVFMDQKLTFLDSIRGTIKGIYRNGKKIVSGYIGEQTRIIFRSESARLIFLIQITDEMWNFEETGEQLFQKMVNSFFPKIFKKWKDIDTHHTITIAFAISMDLSDTSFRDLKPGESLKNSKDYFRIVVDQVSIIHWVDIMETLRKEFMEIRKDLLNKKTDKGYSIAKGRFSPVIKSNFLELVNFATTILTDPFKQLDLRHTTTHVMIISPGSGLFDVDYSLLRLTGKKLLSLEMTMDLICLSKAPLHIVPLFRYRDFENKLHHCVPLWLSVFFWNDHAKKNNSEWTPRCKIYDLQMMGITENELIQEVDVEYLQLNKKVKCLSEFMNDYDENAFQLKILPADSNKKLSNKSDLKFDTVFEDEIVVKGKKLQATTTTTHGNTRFIWKAPKFAIPVIKDVQKPNVIPDLSIKTIETSPYDEANTTNDIINTPTFTNNDNTEINDSLASVRSADNQNTSLALDSLKGLSKRNSLKDFTQRVITKFISNMDVNKCKESTPVTTKDGISNSTIDKSTPALLSSESKTGNIRLQSKSFMIDSNINNRGNLIIKKNLSIFGVPDKETISGSPSSYLESSHTRTSSRFSTVSDKTPFITEGQKFKSDNSNAFSLLQRFRHRINETWVDIKSPSIPVSNEFANDLLPLRWKDVWPKYVAKKYSKWRSFTTPAELPITISDFPSKDDFERNFIFRNHSVTLNSDQEQYNQTYKDLLRDMIYMRLLTGFQICVGEQVEKIELSRENDESETVVNKYLDFNKYKTFKLYLMIDSEIHRITCGSSGIIDVERYLRNDEVNLFDQVPSYIPLVKTRYENSFRDAMIDPLHVKRESLNWNQIDQVLAGYGDYLMDRKWHGFRAKYVVLPTDIPPNTYSMVINDKNETLNPEEIRVEGLRRLIGSITRARLRTEKEKQVKKTKREEIQPEVMFYTGPLYNFINEQQTSLESSTINFKDSIFVNDNNLLNKSVELSKLAYQIQRGENRITLVNRKWHWKKHDRCFVGSEMVNWLIRNFSDIDTREDAIRYGQKTMKEGLFVHVLNKHSFLDGHYFYQFSPEYRMDTNRLEKISSDRSTSSDPKQILRKASTGSSNDPGAITPFSTVVPAISASNASVADTNESSRPILMLSNSLVIDVDPAGKSSKQESCTVHYDRVHNPDHCFHIRLEWLTTTPKLIDDLVGNWSRLCERYGLKMIEIPWEELCTIPSVNPFHSFVEIKLAINPWEDPEFKDRELFAKSKFYYHVYLLKASGFLLDNRASKFLQSQDIEFDIMYSWGKPQFKYVQYIHHTGAYVAELRENGCLFLAPNNVYISRVNPGNIIGKIHSSSSSALDAQKVILDFKSTCLDYQKLRSIFLDAKETWITGKIVEE